A genomic window from Sphingobacterium spiritivorum includes:
- the metA gene encoding homoserine O-acetyltransferase MetA: MPVKIPNNLPAIELLKKENIFVMSDLRANTQDIRPMRVLILNLMPLKISTETDFVRLLSNNPLQVEVEFLRLDSHTSKNTPEEHLELFYKGFGEIKENFYDGMIITGAPVEMMKFEDVNYWEEVTMIFDWARKHVTSSLYICWASQAALYHFYGVEKVPLDEKLFGVFKHTATEKTHPLFRGFDDEFFIPHSRHTTILKADLEGKEEVSILSESTGAGIAIASSRGGREFYLTGHSEYAPLTLHEEYVRDVEKGLPIEVPLNYYTDNNPANPPLVRWTSHANLLFNNWLNYFVYQETPYDLKDVEHLGDIKVNS; this comes from the coding sequence ATGCCTGTTAAAATACCCAATAATTTGCCAGCTATAGAGCTTCTGAAAAAGGAAAACATATTTGTAATGAGTGACCTTCGGGCCAATACGCAGGATATTCGTCCTATGCGTGTACTTATTCTGAATCTGATGCCACTGAAGATCTCTACAGAGACAGATTTTGTAAGGCTGCTTTCCAATAATCCGCTGCAGGTGGAAGTCGAATTTCTAAGACTGGACTCTCATACTTCCAAAAATACACCGGAAGAACATCTGGAATTGTTTTATAAAGGTTTCGGTGAGATAAAGGAGAACTTTTACGATGGCATGATCATTACCGGTGCTCCTGTAGAAATGATGAAATTTGAAGATGTCAATTACTGGGAAGAAGTCACGATGATCTTTGACTGGGCAAGAAAGCATGTCACTTCCTCCTTGTACATCTGTTGGGCTTCTCAGGCGGCTTTATATCATTTCTATGGTGTAGAGAAAGTACCGCTGGATGAAAAACTATTTGGTGTTTTCAAACATACAGCCACCGAAAAGACGCATCCTTTATTCAGAGGATTTGATGATGAATTCTTTATTCCGCACAGCAGACATACCACGATCCTGAAAGCTGATCTGGAAGGTAAAGAAGAGGTATCTATCTTGTCAGAATCAACAGGCGCAGGGATTGCCATCGCTTCGTCAAGAGGAGGACGTGAATTTTATCTGACCGGCCACTCTGAATATGCTCCACTAACACTGCATGAAGAATATGTGAGAGATGTGGAAAAAGGATTACCGATAGAGGTACCTCTTAACTATTATACGGATAACAATCCGGCTAACCCGCCTTTGGTACGCTGGACAAGTCACGCAAACCTCTTATTCAATAACTGGCTTAACTATTTTGTGTATCAGGAGACCCCATATGATCTTAAAGATGTAGAACATCTGGGCGATATTAAAGTCAACAGTTAG
- a CDS encoding class I SAM-dependent methyltransferase, with translation MAIKRKSFTGVWNIIRFNWHFYVIAVLILIISLFLYPYLQHDFQIILTTVTIIVGISIISSLMISCYIYDLSDLYQLKWLGNTNHKQVLNINAGFDETSIILKSISPDIHLTICDFYDPQKHTEISIKRARKIYPAKDAVCVQTTRLPFEDNTFDLCLAIFSVHEIRQEDERISFFRELNRITKSGGQIMITEHLRDIPNFLAYTIGFLHFYAKKNWMHIFREAGFLLKEEIKVTPFVSTFILEKNGITA, from the coding sequence ATGGCAATAAAGCGAAAATCTTTTACAGGAGTATGGAATATTATCCGGTTTAACTGGCATTTTTATGTCATTGCTGTCCTGATTTTAATTATTTCGCTATTCCTTTATCCTTATCTTCAGCATGATTTCCAAATCATCCTTACTACAGTTACTATTATCGTAGGGATAAGCATTATCAGTTCTCTGATGATATCCTGTTATATCTATGATCTATCAGACCTTTATCAGTTGAAATGGCTAGGCAATACGAATCATAAACAAGTCTTGAATATCAATGCCGGATTTGATGAAACCAGTATTATCCTAAAAAGCATTTCCCCTGATATTCATCTCACAATATGCGACTTCTATGATCCGCAAAAACATACAGAAATTTCGATAAAAAGAGCCCGAAAAATATATCCGGCAAAAGATGCTGTTTGCGTACAGACAACACGGCTGCCCTTTGAAGATAATACGTTCGACCTGTGTCTGGCTATATTTTCAGTACATGAAATCAGACAAGAAGATGAGCGTATCTCATTTTTCCGGGAGTTGAACAGAATTACAAAGTCAGGCGGACAAATCATGATAACAGAACATTTGCGGGATATACCTAATTTTTTGGCTTATACAATTGGCTTTCTGCATTTTTACGCCAAAAAGAATTGGATGCATATCTTTAGGGAAGCCGGTTTTCTGTTAAAAGAGGAAATTAAAGTAACCCCCTTTGTCAGTACATTTATATTAGAAAAAAATGGAATTACAGCTTAA
- a CDS encoding helix-turn-helix transcriptional regulator, which produces MTNTLKVERARRNMTQAELATLVEVSRQTINSIEIGKYVPSTLLALKIAAVFEISIESLFNLEESDWNR; this is translated from the coding sequence ATGACCAACACGCTAAAGGTAGAAAGAGCAAGACGAAATATGACGCAGGCTGAGTTAGCAACACTGGTGGAAGTATCACGTCAGACTATAAATTCCATTGAGATAGGTAAATATGTTCCCTCAACATTACTGGCACTGAAGATTGCGGCAGTTTTTGAAATTTCGATCGAAAGTCTTTTTAACCTTGAAGAATCGGACTGGAACAGGTAA
- a CDS encoding lipocalin family protein — protein sequence MLKRLFWLSACVAVLTCFIVSCSKDSSDDPIIAEWIGVSQQIDTYQGDKITSTEEVKINRLAIDFYPDDTFTLSGNIGQDATANNIEGTFALYGSKITFKYMDKSQKSQSFSVDYRMNGGLLEIKSTIESTGSTKKVKTTTFGKA from the coding sequence ATGTTAAAAAGATTATTTTGGTTGAGTGCCTGTGTAGCAGTACTGACCTGTTTTATTGTATCCTGTTCCAAGGATAGCAGCGACGATCCTATTATTGCAGAGTGGATCGGTGTATCCCAGCAAATCGATACGTATCAAGGTGATAAAATCACCAGTACTGAAGAAGTTAAAATCAACAGACTGGCTATCGATTTCTATCCGGATGATACCTTTACCCTGAGCGGAAATATCGGACAGGATGCCACTGCAAATAATATTGAAGGAACTTTTGCGCTATATGGCTCTAAGATCACTTTTAAATATATGGACAAAAGTCAGAAATCACAGTCTTTCAGTGTTGACTACAGAATGAACGGCGGTCTTTTGGAGATCAAAAGCACAATCGAATCTACCGGCAGTACTAAAAAAGTAAAGACTACAACTTTCGGAAAAGCTTAA
- a CDS encoding SRPBCC family protein codes for MPTIRIETLIKAPIERVFDLSRSIDIHELSTHQTNEKAIAGRLSGLIELHETVTWRARHFGIYQKLSVAITAFDRPYRFEDKMLKGAFESMEHTHLFEQQTEGTNMIDLFTFKAPLGVLGCVAEKLFLTAYMTDFLKKRNETIRSIAEGEQWKQFV; via the coding sequence ATGCCCACTATCCGCATAGAAACACTGATCAAAGCTCCCATAGAACGCGTATTTGACCTTAGCAGAAGTATTGATATTCATGAGTTGTCTACACATCAAACAAATGAAAAAGCTATTGCGGGCAGATTATCAGGATTGATAGAACTGCACGAAACCGTGACCTGGAGAGCGAGACACTTTGGTATTTATCAAAAGTTAAGTGTAGCCATTACTGCATTTGACAGACCCTACAGATTTGAAGATAAGATGCTGAAAGGTGCATTTGAGAGCATGGAGCATACTCACCTGTTTGAACAGCAGACAGAGGGCACCAATATGATTGATTTATTTACCTTCAAAGCTCCCCTGGGTGTATTGGGATGTGTAGCTGAGAAATTGTTTCTGACAGCCTATATGACTGATTTTCTAAAGAAAAGAAATGAGACTATAAGGTCAATAGCTGAAGGTGAACAATGGAAACAATTTGTCTGA
- a CDS encoding DUF2071 domain-containing protein, producing the protein MEFLKNHPFAVEAFFDSSVVLTFALPKQQLQKFIPDCLELDLFEDNWAFIAVALVQTSSLRPKGFPSFMGHDFFLIGYRIFVRYSNADGKKYRGLYILKSETDKKKMEYMGNIFTHYNYSTTDILQVNTDDFSSVSSKKSGFEIQIVRSKEDVQIPEGSVFSDWKDARKFAGPLPFTFTYNATNKKVLIIEGVRQNWKPSPIQIQAYRFDFFKHLNLDSPILSSAFEIKNVPYYWKKGRTETWQ; encoded by the coding sequence ATGGAATTTTTAAAAAATCATCCCTTTGCCGTTGAAGCATTTTTTGACAGTTCGGTTGTTCTCACTTTTGCTTTACCAAAACAACAGCTTCAGAAATTCATTCCCGATTGCCTGGAATTAGACCTTTTTGAAGATAATTGGGCCTTTATAGCTGTAGCACTGGTACAGACCTCTTCCCTTCGGCCCAAAGGATTTCCCTCATTTATGGGACACGATTTTTTTCTGATCGGTTACCGGATATTTGTCCGCTACAGCAATGCGGATGGGAAAAAATATAGGGGGCTCTATATTTTAAAATCTGAAACGGATAAAAAGAAAATGGAATACATGGGCAACATTTTTACCCATTATAATTACTCTACTACGGATATTTTGCAGGTAAATACTGATGATTTCAGTTCTGTAAGTTCGAAAAAATCCGGGTTTGAAATTCAGATTGTCCGCTCTAAAGAGGACGTACAGATCCCCGAAGGATCGGTATTTTCAGATTGGAAAGATGCACGTAAATTTGCAGGTCCTCTGCCCTTTACATTCACATACAATGCAACCAACAAAAAGGTACTGATCATAGAAGGTGTCAGGCAAAACTGGAAACCCTCACCGATACAGATACAAGCTTACCGTTTTGATTTTTTCAAACATTTAAATTTGGATTCACCAATTTTATCCAGTGCTTTTGAAATAAAAAATGTCCCCTATTACTGGAAGAAAGGAAGAACAGAGACATGGCAATAA
- a CDS encoding DUF4256 domain-containing protein: MKKSKEPELSLAQREELFEVLKTRFEKHMHRHPDLHWDKVLTRLEAAPDKLRSLYEMEETGGEPDVVSYDKKSGVCIFFDCSAETPKGRRSLSYDREGQDSRKEHRPENNATDLAMEMGIELLSEEQYRYLQQLGNFDNKTSSWLRTPDPIRKLGGAIFGDYRYGQVFIYHNGAASYYAVRGFRGWIAV, translated from the coding sequence ATGAAAAAAAGCAAAGAACCTGAATTATCCTTAGCACAACGTGAAGAACTTTTTGAAGTATTAAAAACACGTTTTGAAAAGCATATGCACCGTCATCCTGATCTGCATTGGGATAAGGTGCTGACCCGTCTGGAAGCTGCACCGGATAAACTCCGGTCTCTCTATGAAATGGAAGAAACCGGCGGTGAGCCTGATGTAGTGAGTTATGATAAAAAATCAGGAGTTTGTATTTTCTTCGACTGCTCTGCTGAAACGCCCAAAGGACGCAGAAGCCTGAGCTATGACCGCGAAGGACAAGATTCGAGAAAAGAACACAGACCCGAGAATAATGCTACAGATCTGGCGATGGAAATGGGAATAGAGCTGCTGTCAGAGGAACAATATCGCTATCTGCAGCAACTCGGGAATTTTGATAACAAAACATCCAGCTGGTTGCGCACTCCGGATCCGATCCGCAAATTAGGTGGAGCCATATTCGGAGATTATCGTTATGGTCAGGTTTTTATCTATCACAACGGAGCCGCCTCCTACTATGCTGTAAGAGGATTCCGCGGTTGGATAGCGGTATAA
- a CDS encoding glutathione peroxidase, giving the protein MEKPFYQLTALTPQGKVIPMSDYKGKVVLIVNTATKCGLAPQFEGLEELHKKYSAQGLIVLGFPCDQFAGQEPESNETIEQVCMVNHGVTFQLLAKCDVNGADTHPIFRYLKKQLSGFISNRIKWNFTKFVIDKNGQPFKRYAPTTKPKALEKDLIKLLQS; this is encoded by the coding sequence ATGGAAAAACCATTTTATCAGTTAACAGCCCTTACTCCCCAAGGGAAGGTCATTCCGATGTCCGATTATAAAGGCAAAGTTGTACTGATTGTCAATACAGCCACAAAATGTGGATTAGCACCTCAGTTTGAAGGGCTGGAAGAACTTCATAAAAAATACAGTGCGCAAGGACTTATTGTATTAGGGTTTCCATGCGATCAGTTTGCAGGGCAGGAGCCCGAAAGTAACGAGACTATAGAGCAGGTATGTATGGTCAATCATGGGGTCACATTTCAATTGCTGGCAAAATGCGATGTCAATGGTGCTGATACGCATCCGATATTCAGATATCTTAAAAAACAACTTTCCGGTTTTATCAGTAACCGGATAAAATGGAACTTTACCAAATTTGTGATTGACAAGAATGGTCAGCCCTTTAAAAGATATGCGCCTACCACAAAACCAAAAGCACTCGAAAAAGACCTTATCAAATTACTTCAATCCTAA
- a CDS encoding response regulator transcription factor → MQHIHILLAEDEVLMGKIIKEALESRGFTVTWVTDGLKAFSSFRAQRPDICIFDVMMPVQDGFTLAKEIRKIDNDIPILFLTAKSSTADIVEGFELGANDYLKKPFSMEELIVRIKSQVKRSVPAKEPSANTEMSIGKYNFNFEGLSLHYGPLKQDLTFKEAMLLKMLIENKNGVLDRGVALKYIWGDDSYLLSRSMDVYITKLRRMLSKDPDIKIVNIRGIGFKLIINE, encoded by the coding sequence ATGCAACACATCCATATCCTTTTAGCTGAAGATGAAGTCTTAATGGGAAAGATTATTAAGGAAGCCCTGGAAAGCAGAGGGTTTACAGTTACATGGGTAACTGACGGACTCAAGGCTTTTTCTTCTTTTCGTGCACAGCGTCCTGATATCTGTATTTTCGATGTCATGATGCCTGTACAGGATGGATTCACGTTAGCAAAGGAAATACGAAAAATAGATAATGATATACCGATTCTGTTTCTTACAGCCAAATCTTCTACAGCGGATATTGTAGAAGGTTTTGAGCTTGGGGCAAATGATTATCTCAAAAAGCCTTTCAGTATGGAAGAACTTATCGTCCGTATCAAATCTCAGGTGAAAAGATCCGTTCCGGCAAAGGAGCCTTCTGCTAATACGGAAATGTCCATCGGTAAGTATAATTTTAATTTTGAAGGTTTGTCTCTCCATTATGGTCCGCTTAAGCAGGATCTCACCTTCAAAGAGGCTATGTTGCTGAAAATGCTGATTGAAAATAAAAACGGTGTGCTGGACAGAGGGGTGGCGCTAAAATATATATGGGGTGATGACAGCTATCTGCTGTCGCGAAGTATGGATGTATACATCACTAAATTAAGAAGAATGCTGAGCAAAGATCCGGATATCAAGATTGTCAATATCAGAGGAATAGGATTTAAACTGATTATCAATGAATAG
- a CDS encoding DoxX-like family protein: MARTNSLNPVSFEKLIISMVWLINGLFCKVLDFEPRHQQIVATILGQEHARTLTVLIGLAEILMAAWILTGFRSRLNAITQIAVIITMNIIEFAIAPDLLLWGRFNIVFALLFSGFIYYTEFVHYKKARPQI, from the coding sequence ATGGCCCGGACAAACAGTCTTAATCCCGTTAGTTTTGAAAAATTGATCATCAGTATGGTCTGGCTGATCAATGGTTTATTCTGCAAAGTCCTTGATTTTGAACCCCGCCATCAGCAGATCGTTGCAACAATTCTGGGCCAGGAGCACGCCCGGACTTTAACAGTACTGATTGGTCTTGCCGAAATCTTAATGGCTGCCTGGATTTTGACAGGATTCAGATCCAGACTCAACGCTATTACACAGATTGCCGTGATTATCACAATGAATATAATAGAATTTGCGATAGCACCAGACCTTCTCTTATGGGGGAGATTTAATATTGTATTTGCACTTCTTTTCTCAGGATTCATATACTATACCGAGTTTGTACATTATAAAAAAGCAAGACCGCAAATCTGA
- a CDS encoding sterol desaturase family protein has translation MEELLISISRLNPAVQLLIFLGQNILVFLFGLLFGYYLLRNSAAHTKRISRRDKGIAAGTVGINAVVTFAGFILWEKGWIDIAFGWSFYAITDLLILFFVMDLLMYIFHLAIHYSFMYKYIHTLHHESVDPNPIDLFVLHPLETVAFGGMWLLLLLSGTFNIWAICIYLTLNVIFGIIGHLGSNSDTYVPAKSVMSYLGTAHFHHAHHRDVHCNFGFYTSIWDRLFGTYAVNKKEE, from the coding sequence ATGGAGGAATTATTGATTTCCATTTCCCGATTAAATCCTGCTGTACAGCTTCTGATCTTTCTGGGACAAAATATTCTTGTTTTTTTGTTCGGGCTTTTGTTTGGTTATTATCTGTTACGAAATAGTGCAGCACATACCAAGCGGATTTCAAGACGGGATAAAGGTATTGCAGCCGGTACTGTTGGGATCAATGCTGTTGTGACTTTTGCGGGATTTATACTGTGGGAGAAGGGCTGGATTGACATCGCCTTCGGATGGTCTTTTTATGCCATCACAGATTTACTGATCCTGTTTTTTGTAATGGATCTCCTTATGTATATTTTTCATCTGGCTATACATTATTCCTTTATGTATAAGTACATTCATACATTGCACCATGAATCTGTTGATCCCAACCCTATAGATCTCTTTGTGCTTCATCCATTAGAGACAGTGGCATTCGGAGGTATGTGGCTGCTCTTGCTTCTATCAGGAACATTTAATATCTGGGCGATCTGTATATATCTGACTCTTAATGTCATTTTTGGTATTATAGGGCATTTGGGTAGCAATAGTGATACATACGTGCCTGCTAAAAGTGTAATGAGTTATCTGGGTACAGCACACTTTCATCATGCACATCATCGGGATGTTCACTGTAATTTTGGTTTTTACACCAGTATCTGGGACAGGCTTTTCGGCACTTATGCAGTGAACAAAAAAGAGGAATAA
- a CDS encoding sensor histidine kinase encodes MEKRKFKVIIYLLAISTVAMLILQSYWLYSDFKLNREKNQANIRRVVLESLDQYSLISMSKLYKIEKKDSIAARQLAKTIQSLTQIYSDDSIQTKKGKNTVTFNINTTIDTLEKSSSDTLQASSKVSVHKPEIMYKERLVVTEKAISEVIKKHFQANQITNPYQLSLKSVQQPRIWYTKDTLLFQKYNFIAVQGKAIDLNVIATVHVEDDMLGPLKSIFWTLLISLLIVLFIMYGLIYLIKQLREEKRMSEIKNDFISNMTHEFKTPISTVSLAIQSIRYFGIKDDPEKLDEYLGICLNELHRTSSMIERVLKLSHEKPFVIKLEEFSLSELLTTFHNQSKPLLTEFNGILDIQNDSTVDLITADKVHFGNLLFNLLDNSIKYRKAEENPHISIRFYNDDKNLYMVFRDNGIGISKVYLHKIFENFFRVPTGNVHNAQGFGLGLSYVQKIIHLHNGSIKVHSEVSKGTTFNIEIPLPPNNK; translated from the coding sequence ATGGAAAAAAGAAAATTTAAAGTCATTATTTATCTGCTCGCCATAAGTACCGTAGCTATGCTGATACTTCAGAGTTACTGGTTGTACAGTGACTTTAAATTGAACAGAGAAAAAAATCAGGCTAACATCCGACGTGTAGTACTGGAGAGTCTGGATCAGTACAGTTTAATCAGCATGAGTAAACTGTATAAAATAGAGAAAAAAGACAGTATTGCCGCCCGGCAGCTTGCTAAAACCATCCAGAGTCTGACACAGATCTATTCGGACGATTCCATCCAAACCAAAAAAGGAAAAAATACAGTAACTTTTAATATCAATACGACTATTGATACGTTAGAAAAATCTTCTTCAGATACGCTTCAGGCATCTTCCAAAGTTTCGGTACATAAACCCGAAATCATGTATAAAGAACGACTGGTCGTTACCGAAAAGGCGATCAGTGAGGTTATAAAAAAACATTTTCAGGCCAATCAGATAACAAATCCATATCAACTCTCTCTGAAGTCCGTTCAGCAGCCCAGGATCTGGTATACAAAAGACACCCTTCTGTTTCAGAAATATAACTTTATTGCTGTACAGGGTAAAGCCATCGACCTGAATGTGATCGCTACCGTGCATGTAGAAGATGATATGCTAGGCCCGTTGAAAAGCATCTTCTGGACACTTTTAATCTCCCTGCTTATTGTCCTGTTTATTATGTATGGTCTTATCTATCTTATCAAGCAGTTGAGGGAGGAAAAAAGGATGTCGGAGATCAAGAATGATTTTATTTCTAATATGACGCATGAGTTCAAAACTCCAATCTCTACCGTATCGCTGGCGATTCAGTCTATACGCTATTTTGGAATAAAGGATGATCCGGAGAAACTGGATGAATATCTCGGCATCTGTCTTAACGAGCTGCACCGCACCTCATCGATGATAGAACGTGTACTGAAACTCTCTCACGAAAAGCCGTTTGTTATAAAATTAGAAGAGTTTTCCCTGAGCGAATTGCTGACAACATTCCATAATCAAAGCAAACCTCTGCTGACTGAGTTCAACGGAATTCTGGACATTCAGAATGACAGCACAGTCGATCTGATAACGGCGGATAAAGTACATTTTGGCAACCTGCTCTTTAATTTGCTCGATAACAGTATTAAATACAGAAAAGCAGAAGAGAATCCACATATTTCGATACGGTTCTACAATGATGATAAAAATCTTTATATGGTCTTCCGGGACAACGGAATAGGTATATCAAAGGTATATCTCCATAAAATATTTGAAAACTTTTTCAGGGTTCCTACCGGTAATGTCCACAATGCGCAGGGCTTCGGTCTGGGACTAAGTTATGTGCAAAAAATAATCCATTTACACAACGGATCCATCAAAGTACACAGTGAAGTGTCAAAAGGCACGACTTTCAACATCGAGATCCCTCTACCCCCTAACAATAAGTAA
- a CDS encoding GLPGLI family protein: protein MKTNLITQSICLSFLFFIAFTTKASAQEYMDAYVRYAVTHIADSTRKDSPVKQDMYVYVSPNYSYYSKMKPEAFAPNQMTFSYDNTPSDAVDSYLYNKALQQYFKMEFVGNLFRVQADKKTIDWDIKDEEKEIGGYQCIKAIGTFGGRTYEAWYTPELPYAYGPWKLDGLPGLILEARDLNSDIIFAYSGFNKMSEKFDFTELLGLDETSPEKIAKAKKAMEADMLASVLASVPAGSNVTFKGEDGKEISKEEAEMLIQQHKKKQAKEKSFELNNPVEIHK, encoded by the coding sequence ATGAAAACGAATTTAATTACCCAAAGTATCTGCCTGAGTTTTCTTTTTTTTATAGCATTCACAACGAAGGCCTCAGCACAGGAATATATGGATGCATATGTGAGATATGCAGTGACACATATTGCAGATTCCACACGAAAAGACAGCCCTGTCAAACAAGATATGTATGTCTATGTATCTCCTAATTATTCCTACTATTCGAAAATGAAACCGGAGGCTTTTGCTCCAAATCAGATGACATTTTCGTATGACAATACTCCATCAGATGCTGTAGACAGCTATTTGTATAACAAAGCATTGCAGCAATATTTTAAAATGGAATTTGTGGGTAATCTTTTTAGAGTTCAGGCGGATAAGAAAACAATTGATTGGGATATAAAAGATGAAGAAAAAGAGATAGGTGGCTATCAATGCATCAAAGCTATTGGTACATTCGGCGGACGAACCTATGAAGCATGGTACACTCCGGAACTACCCTATGCCTACGGACCATGGAAACTGGATGGTCTTCCGGGGCTTATTCTGGAAGCCAGAGATCTGAATAGTGATATCATATTTGCCTATTCAGGCTTCAACAAGATGTCCGAGAAGTTTGACTTTACTGAATTATTGGGATTGGATGAAACTTCTCCTGAGAAGATTGCCAAAGCAAAAAAAGCAATGGAAGCAGATATGCTGGCATCTGTCCTCGCATCAGTACCTGCAGGAAGCAATGTGACATTCAAGGGGGAAGATGGTAAGGAGATATCCAAAGAAGAAGCCGAAATGCTGATCCAGCAGCATAAAAAGAAACAAGCTAAAGAAAAATCTTTCGAACTCAATAACCCTGTTGAAATCCATAAATAA
- a CDS encoding barstar family protein, with translation MTKPVIINGNHIHDISSFYEEVNRVFMAEEDWKIGCSLDAFNDLLYGGFGILNKTEQPRLIWTAIEKSKAALGYDATKAYYQQKIDAGPVFNTSFFEHKLAELMEGKGQTYFDIVLEIIAEHPEISLEMQP, from the coding sequence ATGACAAAGCCGGTAATAATCAATGGCAATCACATCCATGATATCAGTTCTTTTTATGAAGAGGTTAATCGTGTTTTTATGGCTGAAGAAGATTGGAAAATAGGCTGTAGTCTGGATGCATTTAATGATCTGCTGTATGGCGGATTTGGTATTCTGAATAAAACAGAGCAGCCCAGACTGATCTGGACGGCCATTGAAAAAAGTAAGGCAGCTCTCGGATACGATGCGACCAAAGCATATTATCAGCAAAAGATAGATGCCGGTCCGGTCTTTAACACGAGTTTTTTTGAACACAAACTGGCTGAGCTTATGGAAGGGAAAGGGCAGACTTATTTTGATATTGTACTTGAGATTATAGCCGAACATCCGGAGATTTCTTTGGAAATGCAACCTTAA
- a CDS encoding alpha/beta fold hydrolase — protein MMRYGHILIYILLFCGTAQAQNKRPVLDIMLTNYAYPYEVHYLNFQSQGQEIRMAYMDVQPSQSNGKTVMLLHGKNFNGAYWKTTVESLVKEGYRVIVPDQIGFGKSSKPVGYQFTFQQLASNTKLLLEKLKVNQIYLLGHSMGGMLATRFTLMYPDMVGKLILENPIGLEDWKLVAPYTTIDENYQNELKADYETTRNYQSGFYYDNNWKAEYDEWVYLLTGWVKSPDYPIVAMNNAQTSDMIFTQPVVYEFSNIKTPTLLIIGTRDRTAIGKNKVKDSVVREKMGLYQFLGKETQQKIKGSQLVELDNVGHLPHIEVFDQFIKPLKGFLANQTGN, from the coding sequence ATGATGAGATACGGGCATATTTTGATTTATATACTTCTGTTTTGCGGAACAGCTCAGGCACAAAACAAACGTCCTGTACTGGATATCATGCTGACTAATTATGCTTATCCTTATGAGGTACACTATCTGAATTTTCAGAGTCAGGGGCAGGAGATCCGCATGGCCTATATGGATGTGCAACCCTCACAATCAAATGGTAAAACGGTCATGCTTCTGCATGGTAAGAACTTTAACGGAGCATATTGGAAAACTACAGTTGAATCACTGGTAAAAGAAGGATACCGTGTTATTGTGCCGGATCAGATAGGATTTGGAAAATCTTCTAAGCCAGTTGGTTATCAGTTTACCTTTCAGCAACTGGCCAGCAATACAAAACTATTGCTTGAAAAGTTAAAAGTGAACCAGATTTATTTGTTAGGGCACTCTATGGGAGGCATGCTGGCAACAAGGTTTACCTTGATGTATCCGGATATGGTCGGGAAACTAATTCTTGAAAATCCGATCGGACTGGAAGATTGGAAATTAGTAGCACCTTATACTACGATTGATGAGAATTATCAGAATGAACTGAAAGCTGACTATGAAACAACCCGAAACTATCAGTCAGGCTTTTATTATGATAATAACTGGAAAGCAGAATATGACGAATGGGTGTATTTGCTGACAGGATGGGTCAAATCTCCGGATTATCCTATAGTCGCTATGAATAATGCACAGACTTCGGATATGATATTTACGCAGCCGGTAGTCTATGAATTCAGCAACATTAAGACACCAACCTTACTGATTATCGGTACGAGAGACCGAACTGCCATCGGTAAAAATAAAGTGAAGGATTCAGTCGTAAGAGAAAAAATGGGGCTTTATCAGTTTTTGGGTAAAGAGACACAGCAGAAAATTAAAGGGTCACAATTGGTTGAGCTGGATAATGTAGGTCATTTGCCACATATTGAAGTATTTGACCAGTTTATAAAACCATTGAAAGGTTTTTTGGCTAACCAGACCGGCAATTAG